A stretch of the Clavibacter sp. B3I6 genome encodes the following:
- the aceE gene encoding pyruvate dehydrogenase (acetyl-transferring), homodimeric type, with translation MNHTDQDPEETAEWNESLDGLVETQGRGRARDVMLSLLKRSKELHLNVPMVPTTDYINTIAPENEPDFPGDEDIERRYRAWIRWNAAVTVHRAQRPGIAVGGHIATYASSAALYEVGYNHFFRGQDHAGGGDQVFVQGHASPGTYARAFLEGRLSEHQLDGFRQEKSHEGGGLSSYPHPRLMPEFWQFPTVSMGLGPINAIYQAQANKYLTNRGIKDASDQQVWAFLGDGEMDEVESRGQLQVAANEKLDNLNFVINCNLQRLDGPVRGNGKIIQELESFFRGAGWNVIKVVWGREWDDLLARDTEGALLDLMNRTPDGDYQTFKAESGAYIRENFFGRDERTAKLVEGYTDDQIWNLKRGGHDYRKVYAAFKAASEHTGQPTVILAKTVKGYGLGPSFEGRNATHQMKKLTLDNLKQFRDEMRVPITDAQLEADPYLPPYYHPGQDDEAIQYMQERRRALGGYSPERRTKHTAISLPDDSAYRISKKGSGTQEIATTMAFVRLLKDLIRAKDFGNRVVPIIPDEARTFGIDAFFPTAKIYNPNGQHYTSVDRELLLSYKESPQGQIVHVGINEAGALAAFTNLGTTYSTQGEPLIPIYVFYSMFGFQRTGDAIWAAGDQMARGFLIGATAGRTTLTGEGLQHADGHSLVLSQTNPAVVSYDPAYAYEIGHIVRTGLERMYGGQHEDPNVMYYLTVYNEPIIHPAEPEDVDVDGIVRGIHKLKDGWVEGPKAQLMASGVAVPWALEAQRLLADDWGVSADVWSVTSWGELRRDGLAAEEHNLLHPHSETRVPYLEEKLRGAEGPFVAVTDFSHAVPDQIRQFVPGDYSTLGADGFGFSDTRPAARRFFAIDGPSMVVKTLQRLAKQGKVDQDAPKWAIDKYRLLDVTAGTTGSAGGEA, from the coding sequence GTGAACCACACCGATCAGGATCCGGAAGAGACCGCCGAATGGAACGAGTCCCTCGACGGGCTCGTCGAGACGCAGGGCCGGGGTCGCGCGCGCGACGTCATGCTCAGCCTCCTCAAGCGCTCCAAGGAGCTGCACCTCAACGTGCCGATGGTCCCCACCACGGACTACATCAACACGATCGCGCCGGAGAACGAGCCGGACTTCCCCGGTGACGAGGACATCGAGCGCCGCTACCGCGCGTGGATCCGCTGGAACGCCGCCGTCACGGTGCACCGGGCCCAGCGCCCCGGGATCGCGGTCGGCGGGCACATCGCCACGTACGCCTCCTCCGCCGCCCTCTACGAGGTCGGCTACAACCACTTCTTCCGCGGCCAGGATCACGCCGGCGGCGGAGACCAGGTCTTCGTGCAGGGCCACGCCTCCCCCGGCACCTATGCGCGCGCCTTCCTCGAGGGGCGCCTGAGCGAGCACCAGCTCGACGGCTTCCGTCAGGAGAAGAGCCACGAGGGCGGCGGCCTGTCGTCGTACCCGCACCCCCGCCTCATGCCGGAGTTCTGGCAGTTCCCCACGGTCTCGATGGGCCTCGGTCCGATCAACGCGATCTACCAGGCGCAGGCCAACAAGTACCTCACCAACCGCGGCATCAAGGACGCGTCCGACCAGCAGGTCTGGGCCTTCCTCGGGGACGGCGAGATGGACGAGGTCGAGAGCCGCGGCCAGCTCCAGGTCGCCGCGAACGAGAAGCTCGACAACCTGAACTTCGTCATCAACTGCAACCTGCAGCGCCTCGACGGCCCGGTCCGGGGCAACGGCAAGATCATCCAGGAGCTCGAGAGCTTCTTCCGCGGCGCCGGCTGGAACGTCATCAAGGTCGTCTGGGGCCGCGAGTGGGACGACCTGCTCGCCCGCGACACCGAGGGCGCGCTCCTCGACCTGATGAACCGCACCCCGGACGGCGACTACCAGACCTTCAAGGCCGAGAGCGGCGCCTACATCCGCGAGAACTTCTTCGGGCGCGACGAGCGCACCGCGAAGCTCGTGGAGGGCTACACCGACGACCAGATCTGGAACCTCAAGCGCGGCGGCCACGACTACCGCAAGGTCTACGCGGCGTTCAAGGCGGCGAGCGAGCACACGGGACAGCCCACGGTCATCCTCGCGAAGACCGTCAAGGGCTACGGCCTCGGCCCGAGCTTCGAGGGCCGCAACGCGACCCACCAGATGAAGAAGCTCACGCTCGACAACCTCAAGCAGTTCCGCGACGAGATGCGGGTGCCGATCACGGACGCGCAGCTCGAGGCGGACCCGTACCTGCCGCCGTATTACCACCCCGGCCAGGACGACGAGGCGATCCAGTACATGCAGGAGCGCCGTCGCGCACTCGGCGGGTACTCCCCCGAGCGCCGCACGAAGCACACGGCCATCTCCCTCCCGGACGACTCGGCGTACCGGATCTCGAAGAAGGGCTCCGGCACCCAGGAGATCGCCACGACCATGGCGTTCGTCCGGCTGCTCAAGGACCTCATCCGGGCGAAGGACTTCGGCAACCGCGTCGTCCCGATCATCCCGGACGAGGCCCGCACGTTCGGGATCGACGCCTTCTTCCCGACGGCGAAGATCTACAACCCGAACGGCCAGCACTACACGTCGGTCGACCGCGAGCTGCTGCTCTCCTACAAGGAGAGCCCGCAGGGCCAGATCGTCCACGTGGGCATCAACGAGGCGGGCGCCCTGGCGGCGTTCACCAACCTGGGCACGACCTACTCGACCCAGGGCGAGCCGCTCATCCCGATCTACGTCTTCTACTCGATGTTCGGATTCCAGCGCACGGGCGACGCGATCTGGGCGGCGGGCGACCAGATGGCGCGCGGCTTCCTCATCGGCGCGACCGCGGGACGCACCACGCTGACCGGCGAGGGCCTGCAGCACGCGGACGGCCACTCGCTCGTCCTGTCGCAGACCAACCCGGCGGTCGTGTCCTACGACCCGGCGTACGCCTACGAGATCGGGCACATCGTGCGCACCGGCCTCGAGCGGATGTACGGCGGCCAGCACGAGGACCCCAACGTCATGTACTACCTCACGGTGTACAACGAGCCGATCATCCACCCGGCCGAGCCCGAGGACGTGGACGTGGACGGCATCGTCCGCGGCATCCACAAGCTCAAGGACGGCTGGGTCGAGGGGCCGAAGGCGCAGCTGATGGCCTCCGGCGTCGCGGTGCCGTGGGCGCTCGAGGCGCAGAGGCTCCTCGCCGACGACTGGGGCGTGTCCGCCGACGTGTGGTCCGTCACCTCCTGGGGCGAGCTGCGTCGCGACGGCCTGGCGGCGGAGGAGCACAACCTGCTCCACCCGCACTCCGAGACGCGCGTCCCGTACCTGGAGGAGAAGCTCCGCGGAGCCGAGGGCCCGTTCGTCGCGGTCACCGACTTCTCGCACGCCGTCCCGGACCAGATCCGGCAGTTCGTGCCCGGCGACTACTCGACGCTCGGCGCCGACGGCTTCGGCTTCTCGGACACGCGTCCGGCAGCGCGCCGCTTCTTCGCGATCGACGGTCCGTCGATGGTCGTGAAGACGCTGCAGCGCCTCGCCAAGCAGGGCAAGGTCGACCAGGACGCGCCGAAGTGGGCGATCGACAAGTACCGCCTGCTCGACGTGACCGCCGGCACGACCGGGTCGGCGGGCGGCGAGGCGTGA
- a CDS encoding ACP S-malonyltransferase, whose protein sequence is MIIVVCPGQGSQKPGFLSPWLEHPEHARRLGELGDAAGLDLVTHGTTSDADTIRDTAVAQPLIVAAGIMALHALFADGRDAYVAGIAGHSVGEITAAAGAGIVTDTEAMSLVRTRGDAMAEAAAVTRTGMSAVVGGDQDAVLARLAELGLEPANFNGGGQIVVAGDPEALAALQAEPLRGTRVIPLQVAGAFHTHHMAPAVEVLRQAVVPLAPRDPRFPIWTNRDGSRVESGAAFLDLVVGQVASPVRWDLCMEAFDAAGVTGLIEVAPAGALTGLAKRGLKGLPTLALSTPDDLPAAIDMLDAHA, encoded by the coding sequence ATGATCATCGTCGTCTGCCCGGGTCAGGGCTCCCAGAAGCCCGGCTTCCTCTCCCCGTGGCTCGAGCACCCCGAGCACGCGCGACGCCTCGGCGAGCTCGGCGACGCGGCCGGGCTCGACCTGGTCACGCACGGCACGACGTCCGACGCGGACACCATCCGTGACACCGCCGTGGCCCAGCCGCTCATCGTCGCCGCGGGCATCATGGCCCTCCACGCGCTCTTCGCCGACGGCCGGGACGCGTACGTCGCCGGCATCGCGGGCCACTCGGTCGGCGAGATCACCGCCGCCGCCGGCGCGGGCATCGTCACCGACACCGAGGCGATGTCGCTCGTCCGGACCCGCGGCGACGCCATGGCCGAGGCCGCCGCCGTCACCCGCACGGGCATGAGCGCTGTCGTGGGCGGCGACCAGGACGCGGTGCTCGCCCGGCTCGCCGAGCTCGGGCTCGAGCCCGCCAACTTCAACGGCGGTGGGCAGATCGTCGTGGCCGGCGACCCGGAGGCCCTGGCGGCGCTGCAGGCCGAGCCGCTGCGCGGCACCCGCGTGATCCCGCTGCAGGTCGCGGGTGCCTTCCACACCCATCACATGGCGCCGGCCGTCGAGGTGCTGCGGCAGGCCGTCGTGCCGCTCGCCCCCCGCGACCCGCGCTTCCCCATCTGGACCAACCGCGACGGCAGCCGGGTCGAGTCCGGCGCCGCGTTCCTCGACCTGGTCGTCGGCCAGGTCGCGAGCCCGGTGCGCTGGGACCTCTGCATGGAGGCCTTCGACGCCGCGGGCGTGACGGGCCTCATCGAGGTCGCTCCCGCGGGTGCGCTCACCGGCCTCGCCAAGCGCGGTCTGAAGGGCCTCCCGACGCTCGCGCTCTCCACGCCCGACGACCTCCCGGCGGCCATCGACATGCTCGACGCGCACGCCTGA
- a CDS encoding TetR/AcrR family transcriptional regulator C-terminal domain-containing protein — MARAGATGRHSREDVARTALRILDEHGLPDFTMRRLAAALDVQPSALYWHFPDKQSLLAELADRIVAEVRDVREDDDAASSAWTGRVRHEAVALRAALLAHRDGAEVVASTTALGLGASAARDALSSAVADGGLDEAACARAASALLHFVLGHVAHEQQRIQLDRLGLLPADAAREDPAGDFAFGVDLLIRGLGTLA; from the coding sequence ATGGCACGGGCGGGGGCGACGGGGCGGCACTCGCGGGAGGACGTCGCCCGCACCGCCCTGCGGATCCTCGACGAGCACGGGCTGCCCGACTTCACGATGCGTCGTCTCGCCGCCGCGCTCGACGTCCAGCCCAGCGCCCTCTACTGGCACTTCCCCGACAAGCAGAGCCTCCTCGCGGAGCTGGCCGACCGCATCGTCGCGGAGGTCCGGGACGTCCGGGAGGACGATGATGCTGCCTCCTCCGCGTGGACCGGGCGCGTGCGGCACGAGGCGGTCGCCCTGCGAGCGGCGCTCCTCGCGCACCGCGACGGCGCGGAGGTGGTGGCGAGCACCACCGCCCTCGGGCTCGGCGCATCCGCGGCGCGCGACGCGCTGTCGTCCGCGGTCGCCGACGGAGGCCTCGACGAGGCGGCATGCGCCCGCGCCGCGTCCGCGCTCCTGCACTTCGTCCTCGGGCACGTGGCGCACGAGCAGCAGCGGATCCAGCTCGACCGCCTGGGCCTGCTCCCGGCCGACGCGGCCCGCGAGGATCCCGCCGGCGACTTCGCGTTCGGCGTGGACCTGCTGATCCGGGGCCTCGGCACGCTCGCCTGA
- a CDS encoding beta-ketoacyl synthase — translation MTTPKKIVVTGIGATSPLGGTAEDTWQALLRGESGITTLEQDWVAKWEIPVTFAGQAKVPSSEVMQRIETKRLDPSSQFALTAAREAWADAGSPEVDPLRFAVDWATGIGGVWTLLDAWDTLREKGPRRVLPMTVPMLMPNGPAAAIGMDLGARAGIQTVVSACASSTESIASAYEHLQAGRADIIVAGGSEASIHPLPIASFAAMKALSKRNDDPARASRPYDIARDGFVLGEGGAALVLETEEHAKARGARIYAELVGGAVTSDAFHITAPDPEGTAAARAMIASIEGAGYSRADVSHINVHATSTPVGDIAEYKALERVFGDAVHGIPVSATKASTGHLLGGAGAIEAVFTVKALAERTAPPTINLTEQDPDIKLDVVTSPRALGDGDLLAISNSFGFGGHNAVIAFRSV, via the coding sequence ATGACCACCCCCAAGAAGATCGTCGTCACCGGCATCGGCGCCACGTCGCCCCTGGGCGGCACCGCCGAGGACACCTGGCAGGCGCTCCTCCGCGGCGAATCGGGCATCACGACCCTCGAGCAGGACTGGGTGGCCAAGTGGGAGATCCCCGTCACCTTCGCCGGGCAGGCCAAGGTGCCGTCCTCCGAGGTGATGCAGCGCATCGAGACCAAGCGCCTCGACCCGTCCAGCCAGTTCGCCCTGACGGCCGCGCGCGAGGCCTGGGCCGACGCCGGATCGCCGGAGGTCGACCCGCTCCGCTTCGCCGTCGACTGGGCGACCGGCATCGGCGGCGTGTGGACGCTGCTGGACGCGTGGGACACCCTCCGCGAGAAGGGCCCGCGCCGGGTCCTGCCCATGACCGTCCCGATGCTGATGCCCAACGGGCCCGCGGCCGCGATCGGCATGGACCTCGGCGCCCGCGCCGGGATCCAGACCGTCGTCTCCGCCTGCGCCTCCAGCACCGAGTCGATCGCCAGCGCCTACGAGCACCTCCAGGCCGGCCGCGCGGACATCATCGTCGCCGGCGGCTCGGAGGCCTCGATCCACCCGCTGCCCATCGCGTCCTTCGCCGCGATGAAGGCGCTCTCCAAGCGCAACGACGATCCCGCGCGCGCCTCACGTCCCTACGACATCGCGCGGGACGGCTTCGTCCTCGGCGAGGGCGGCGCGGCGCTCGTGCTCGAGACCGAGGAGCATGCCAAGGCCCGCGGCGCGCGCATCTACGCCGAGCTCGTCGGCGGCGCCGTCACCAGCGACGCGTTCCACATCACGGCGCCCGACCCCGAGGGCACGGCCGCGGCCCGGGCCATGATCGCGAGCATCGAGGGCGCGGGCTACTCTCGCGCCGACGTGTCGCACATCAACGTGCACGCGACCAGCACGCCCGTCGGCGACATCGCCGAGTACAAGGCGCTCGAGCGGGTCTTCGGGGACGCCGTGCATGGGATCCCCGTGAGCGCCACGAAGGCGTCCACCGGCCACCTGCTCGGCGGCGCCGGCGCCATCGAGGCGGTCTTCACGGTGAAGGCCCTCGCCGAGCGCACCGCTCCCCCGACCATCAACCTCACCGAGCAGGACCCGGACATCAAGCTCGACGTCGTCACCTCGCCGCGCGCGCTGGGCGACGGCGACCTGCTGGCGATCAGCAACTCGTTCGGCTTCGGCGGGCACAACGCGGTCATCGCCTTCCGCAGCGTCTAG
- a CDS encoding acyl carrier protein produces the protein MALSTEEVLAGLAELVNDETGIATDTVEMDKSFTDDLDIDSISMMTIVVNAEEKFDVKIPDEEVKNLKTVGDAVTFITNAQS, from the coding sequence ATGGCACTGTCCACCGAAGAAGTCCTGGCCGGCCTGGCCGAGCTCGTCAACGACGAGACCGGGATCGCCACCGACACCGTCGAGATGGACAAGTCGTTCACCGACGACCTGGACATCGACTCGATCTCGATGATGACGATCGTCGTCAACGCCGAGGAGAAGTTCGACGTGAAGATCCCCGACGAGGAGGTCAAGAACCTCAAGACCGTCGGCGACGCCGTCACCTTCATCACCAACGCGCAGTCCTGA
- a CDS encoding peroxiredoxin, whose protein sequence is MALANDTQAPDFELANQYGERVRLSEYRGHRAVALVFFPLAFSGTCTGEMCQLEENLALFADSRVELIGISVDSKHTLRAWAQQQGIEFQLLADFWPHGQVAKEYGVFLEEKGFANRATFLIDTRGIIRGSFITAPGEARELEAYRSAIRDLALVPA, encoded by the coding sequence ATGGCCCTGGCCAACGACACACAGGCTCCCGACTTCGAGCTCGCCAACCAGTACGGCGAGCGCGTCCGGTTGAGCGAGTACCGCGGACACCGCGCGGTCGCCCTCGTCTTCTTCCCCCTCGCCTTTTCCGGGACGTGCACCGGCGAGATGTGCCAGCTCGAGGAGAACCTCGCCCTCTTCGCCGACAGCCGCGTCGAGCTCATCGGCATCAGCGTCGACAGCAAGCACACGCTGCGCGCCTGGGCGCAGCAGCAGGGCATCGAATTCCAGCTCCTCGCGGACTTCTGGCCGCACGGCCAGGTCGCGAAGGAGTACGGCGTCTTCCTCGAGGAGAAGGGCTTCGCGAACCGCGCGACCTTCCTCATCGACACCCGCGGGATCATCCGCGGCAGCTTCATCACCGCGCCCGGCGAGGCGCGCGAGCTCGAGGCGTACCGCTCCGCCATCCGCGACCTGGCGCTCGTCCCCGCCTGA
- a CDS encoding CdaR family transcriptional regulator: protein MTTSDRHDTDVETGETKAETLTWLRSLSGELASATLQRLEDTLPWYGDMPPGRRSAVGLVAQAGITSFIHWYDDPDSTPWIAADVFGAAPRELLRSVSLQQTLQLIRVTVEVVEDRVRDRHRTVRDAILLYSREIAFAAADVYARAAEARGLWDARLEALVVDSILSGEYDDELPSRIAALGWHGHGEVSVLVGTAPAVLDVDQLRRTARHLDADVLIGVQGSRLVLVIGRASPAVVDPDAPAPEVPPVTFLEIATQLEPGFGSGHLVLGHEVPSLVEASRSARAALAGFAVARSWRNAPRPTLADDLLPERALAGDPLARSTLINRIYKPLQAHSTELLATLWCYLDTGRSLEATARELFVHPNTVRYRLKRVSDVIGWDATGAREALILQAALIIGSIAEAGTTVPKQQGSGRARTKRPAAR from the coding sequence GTGACCACGAGCGATCGGCACGACACCGACGTGGAGACCGGGGAGACGAAGGCGGAGACGCTGACGTGGCTCCGGTCCCTGTCGGGGGAGCTCGCCAGCGCGACGCTCCAGCGGCTGGAGGACACGCTGCCCTGGTACGGCGACATGCCGCCGGGGCGGCGCTCCGCCGTCGGGCTCGTGGCGCAGGCCGGCATCACCTCGTTCATCCACTGGTACGACGATCCCGACTCCACGCCGTGGATCGCCGCGGACGTGTTCGGCGCGGCACCCCGCGAGCTCCTGCGGTCGGTGAGCCTGCAGCAGACGCTGCAGCTCATCCGCGTCACCGTCGAGGTCGTCGAGGACCGCGTGCGCGACCGGCACCGCACGGTGCGCGACGCGATACTCCTGTACTCGCGGGAGATCGCCTTCGCGGCGGCCGACGTATACGCGCGCGCCGCCGAGGCCCGCGGGCTCTGGGACGCGCGGCTCGAGGCGCTCGTGGTCGACAGCATCCTGTCGGGCGAGTACGACGACGAGCTGCCGTCCCGCATCGCGGCGCTGGGCTGGCACGGCCACGGCGAGGTGTCGGTGCTCGTGGGCACCGCCCCCGCCGTCCTCGACGTGGACCAGCTGCGGCGCACCGCGCGGCACCTCGACGCCGACGTCCTCATCGGCGTCCAGGGCAGCCGGCTCGTCCTCGTCATCGGGCGCGCGTCGCCTGCGGTCGTGGATCCCGACGCCCCCGCCCCCGAGGTGCCGCCCGTCACCTTCCTCGAGATCGCGACGCAGCTGGAGCCCGGCTTCGGTTCCGGACACCTGGTCCTCGGCCACGAGGTGCCGAGCCTCGTCGAGGCGTCCCGCAGCGCCCGCGCCGCCCTCGCCGGCTTCGCGGTGGCGCGCTCCTGGCGCAACGCCCCGCGGCCGACGCTCGCCGACGACCTGCTGCCCGAGCGCGCCCTCGCCGGCGATCCGCTGGCCCGCTCCACGCTCATCAACCGGATCTACAAGCCCCTGCAGGCGCACTCCACGGAGCTGCTCGCGACGCTGTGGTGCTACCTGGACACCGGCCGCTCCCTCGAGGCGACGGCGCGGGAGCTGTTCGTGCACCCGAACACCGTGCGGTACCGGCTCAAGCGCGTCTCCGACGTCATCGGCTGGGACGCGACGGGCGCCCGCGAGGCGCTCATCCTCCAGGCGGCGCTCATCATCGGCAGCATCGCCGAGGCGGGCACGACCGTCCCGAAGCAGCAGGGATCCGGCCGCGCCCGGACGAAGCGGCCGGCGGCCAGGTGA
- a CDS encoding biotin transporter BioY: MTTSSSRPVGERRASRVDATDLARVAVLAAVVAVLGLPGSIGVVGGVPITAQTLGVMLAGAVLGPRLGALALAVLLALVALGLPLLSGGHGGLGVFVGPTAGYLLGWVLGAAVVGRIVHLGGRRPTAWRTAVAMLVGGIAAIYAVGIPVQSLVTRLPLAETALTSLVFLPGDLVKAAVATAIVMTLVRGYPRAFRRASGWNPARRERVATAER; this comes from the coding sequence ATGACCACGTCCTCCTCCCGCCCCGTCGGCGAGCGGCGCGCGTCGCGCGTCGACGCGACCGATCTCGCCCGGGTCGCCGTGCTCGCCGCCGTCGTCGCCGTCCTGGGCCTGCCCGGCAGCATCGGCGTGGTGGGCGGGGTGCCCATCACCGCGCAGACGCTCGGTGTCATGCTCGCGGGCGCCGTCCTCGGTCCCCGGCTCGGCGCGCTCGCCCTCGCCGTCCTCCTCGCGCTCGTCGCGCTGGGCCTCCCGCTCCTCTCGGGCGGGCACGGCGGGCTCGGCGTCTTCGTCGGGCCCACGGCCGGCTACCTCCTCGGCTGGGTGCTCGGCGCCGCGGTCGTCGGCCGCATCGTGCACCTCGGCGGGAGGCGACCCACCGCTTGGCGCACCGCGGTGGCGATGCTCGTCGGCGGGATCGCGGCGATCTACGCCGTGGGGATCCCGGTCCAGAGCCTCGTCACGCGCCTGCCGCTGGCCGAGACCGCGCTGACCAGCCTCGTCTTCCTGCCCGGCGACCTCGTCAAGGCCGCGGTCGCGACGGCCATCGTCATGACGCTGGTGCGCGGCTACCCCCGCGCCTTCCGTCGCGCGTCCGGCTGGAACCCGGCCCGCCGGGAGCGAGTCGCCACGGCGGAGCGGTGA
- a CDS encoding PadR family transcriptional regulator, whose amino-acid sequence MSVRHALLAVLTEGTCYGYQLRTEFARRTGTAAPLNVGQIYNTLDRLERDGLVVKGATDDAGHVPYTITRAGTAEVEEWLGASVGGVGTRDELLVKVTLALSLPGADAREVVRIQRASTREEARVLAGIRQDLEHSDDPPLARLLAVEAQEAQAAARLAWLEAAERRIGAARASGARPAGLAEAPRRGRPARRTDPAAG is encoded by the coding sequence ATGTCGGTGCGACACGCGCTCCTCGCCGTCCTCACGGAGGGCACCTGCTACGGCTACCAGCTGCGGACGGAGTTCGCCCGGCGCACGGGCACGGCGGCGCCGCTCAACGTCGGCCAGATCTACAACACGCTCGACCGGCTCGAGCGCGACGGCCTCGTGGTCAAGGGCGCGACGGACGACGCGGGCCATGTGCCGTACACGATCACGCGGGCGGGGACCGCCGAGGTGGAGGAATGGCTCGGTGCGAGCGTCGGCGGCGTCGGGACGCGGGACGAGCTGCTCGTGAAGGTGACGCTCGCGCTGTCACTGCCCGGGGCCGACGCGCGGGAGGTGGTGCGCATCCAGCGGGCGAGCACACGCGAGGAGGCCCGCGTCCTCGCCGGGATCCGCCAGGACCTCGAGCACTCCGACGACCCCCCGCTCGCGCGTCTGCTCGCCGTGGAGGCGCAGGAGGCGCAGGCCGCCGCGCGGCTCGCGTGGCTCGAGGCCGCGGAGCGCAGGATCGGCGCGGCCCGGGCGTCGGGAGCGCGACCAGCGGGTCTGGCGGAGGCGCCGCGTCGGGGACGTCCGGCGCGACGGACGGATCCGGCCGCCGGCTGA
- a CDS encoding DUF3145 domain-containing protein: MEAPVANSRPARGVLYVHSSPRALCPHVEWAAGRALGHAVNFTWDPQPVLKGAMRAEYYWEGPEGSGAAIASGLRGWEHLRYEVTEDAGPGRDGGRWMHTPDLGVFFAQTDTAGNTVIPEDRIRYALDIAGSNTLELHRELRLAMGQAWDDELEAFRHASDFSPVVWLHKVG; the protein is encoded by the coding sequence ATGGAAGCACCCGTCGCCAACTCAAGACCGGCTCGAGGAGTGCTCTACGTGCACTCCTCCCCTCGCGCGCTCTGCCCCCATGTCGAATGGGCGGCAGGTCGCGCACTCGGTCACGCCGTGAACTTCACGTGGGACCCGCAGCCGGTGCTCAAGGGCGCCATGCGCGCCGAGTACTACTGGGAGGGGCCGGAGGGCTCCGGCGCCGCCATCGCGAGCGGCCTCCGCGGCTGGGAGCACCTCCGCTACGAGGTCACCGAGGACGCGGGACCCGGACGCGACGGCGGCCGGTGGATGCACACGCCCGACCTCGGGGTGTTCTTCGCGCAGACCGACACCGCCGGCAACACGGTCATCCCCGAGGACCGCATCCGCTACGCCCTCGACATCGCCGGGTCGAACACCCTGGAGCTGCACCGCGAGCTGCGTCTCGCCATGGGCCAAGCCTGGGACGACGAGCTCGAGGCGTTCCGCCACGCCAGCGACTTCAGCCCGGTGGTCTGGCTGCACAAGGTCGGCTGA
- a CDS encoding beta-ketoacyl-ACP synthase III: MTDQPRPSIQTAPVVERFTRIWGLGAARGELDVPNDDLVGPIDSSDEWIRQRTGIITRKRAGADVDAVDLATTASLEAIAKAGIRPEQIGIVLVSTVSNTVQTPSMAALLADRIGANPAPAYDISAACAGYTYGIAQADSFIRSGLADYVLVVGAEKLSDIVDPTDRSISFLLGDGAGAAIVGPSDTPGISPTVWGSDGSNWDAVGMSGTLKSMRDGSAWPTLRQDGQKVFRWAVWEMVKVAKEALDRAGVSADQLAAFIPHQANMRIVDEFAKQLGLPASVAIARDIATTGNTSAASIPLATHRLLEEDPSLSGGLALQIGFGAGLVFGAQVVVLP; the protein is encoded by the coding sequence ATGACCGACCAGCCCCGTCCCTCCATCCAGACCGCCCCCGTGGTCGAGCGCTTCACCCGCATCTGGGGTCTCGGCGCCGCGCGCGGCGAGCTGGACGTCCCGAACGACGACCTCGTCGGCCCCATCGACTCGTCCGACGAGTGGATCCGCCAGCGCACCGGCATCATCACCCGGAAGCGGGCCGGCGCCGACGTGGACGCGGTCGACCTCGCGACCACCGCGTCGCTCGAGGCCATCGCGAAGGCGGGCATCCGCCCGGAGCAGATCGGCATCGTCCTCGTGAGCACCGTGAGCAACACGGTGCAGACCCCGTCGATGGCGGCGCTCCTGGCCGACCGCATCGGCGCCAACCCCGCGCCCGCCTACGACATCTCCGCGGCGTGCGCCGGGTACACGTACGGCATCGCCCAGGCGGACTCCTTCATCCGGTCCGGCCTCGCCGACTACGTGCTCGTCGTCGGCGCCGAGAAGCTCTCCGACATCGTCGACCCGACCGACCGCTCCATCTCGTTCCTGCTGGGCGACGGCGCCGGTGCGGCGATCGTCGGCCCGAGCGACACGCCGGGCATCTCGCCCACCGTTTGGGGCTCCGACGGGTCGAACTGGGACGCGGTGGGGATGAGCGGCACGCTGAAGAGCATGCGCGACGGATCCGCGTGGCCGACCCTGCGCCAGGACGGCCAGAAGGTCTTCCGCTGGGCCGTGTGGGAGATGGTCAAGGTCGCCAAGGAGGCGCTCGACCGCGCCGGCGTCTCGGCCGACCAGCTCGCCGCCTTCATCCCGCACCAGGCCAACATGCGCATCGTCGACGAGTTTGCGAAGCAGCTGGGCCTCCCCGCGTCCGTCGCCATCGCCCGCGACATCGCGACCACGGGCAACACCTCCGCCGCGTCGATCCCGCTCGCCACCCACCGCCTGCTCGAGGAGGACCCGTCGCTCTCCGGCGGGCTCGCCCTGCAGATCGGCTTCGGCGCCGGACTCGTCTTCGGCGCGCAGGTCGTCGTCCTGCCCTGA